One region of Hymenobacter sediminicola genomic DNA includes:
- a CDS encoding OmpA family protein translates to MALTLLLGSCATSRNPNIPDAPTGNGTGPRKTGMSSTAKGGLIGAGGGAVVGGVLGRVIGGKNGTAAGAIIGAAVGGTGGALIGRKMDKQAEELQRDMQNAKVERVGEGIKITFDSGILFDTNKSDLRAASMTEIQKMAEVLKKYPDTNVLVEGHTDASGSDAINNPLSERRAQAVANYTVSQGVDASRITTNGYGSSQPIADNTTEAGKQANRRVEIAIYANEKMKKAAEAGKL, encoded by the coding sequence ATGGCGCTGACGCTGCTGCTCGGCTCGTGCGCCACGTCGCGTAACCCCAACATTCCGGACGCACCAACCGGCAACGGTACTGGCCCGCGTAAAACCGGCATGAGCAGCACCGCCAAGGGTGGCCTGATTGGTGCCGGTGGTGGCGCAGTAGTAGGTGGTGTACTGGGCCGCGTGATTGGCGGTAAGAACGGCACGGCTGCCGGCGCTATTATTGGTGCTGCAGTAGGTGGTACGGGTGGTGCCCTCATCGGCCGCAAGATGGACAAGCAGGCCGAAGAGCTGCAGCGTGACATGCAGAACGCCAAAGTGGAGCGTGTAGGCGAAGGCATCAAAATTACCTTCGACTCGGGCATCCTGTTCGATACCAACAAGAGCGACCTGCGTGCTGCTTCGATGACCGAAATCCAGAAGATGGCGGAAGTACTGAAGAAGTACCCCGACACGAACGTACTGGTAGAAGGCCACACTGATGCCAGTGGCTCGGATGCTATCAACAACCCCCTCTCGGAGCGTCGGGCCCAGGCTGTAGCCAACTACACTGTAAGCCAGGGCGTAGATGCTTCCCGCATCACGACCAATGGGTACGGCTCGTCGCAGCCGATTGCTGACAACACCACGGAAGCTGGCAAGCAGGCTAACCGCCGCGTAGAAATTGCCATCTATGCCAACGAAAAAATGAAGAAAGCTGCCGAAGCCGGCAAGTTGTAA
- a CDS encoding OmpA family protein, protein MKNLRSLFALMMAVLLFGTSTLQAQDAGTTTTKKPWSKTAKGAVIGGLGGAAGGAVLGRVIGGKSGTAKGAIIGAAVGGAGGALIGRRMDKQAAELKKEMAGAKVERVGEGIKITFDSGLLFAKNSAALTSAAQANIQDLAKTLVKYGDTNVIVEGHTDTSGSDAINDPLSQRRAQAVANYAQQQGVDASRFTVTGYGSRQPIADNSTEAGRVANRRVEVAIFANEKLKKAAEKGTI, encoded by the coding sequence ATGAAAAACCTACGTTCCCTTTTCGCATTGATGATGGCTGTGCTGCTGTTTGGCACCAGCACGTTGCAGGCCCAAGATGCTGGCACGACGACCACCAAGAAGCCTTGGAGCAAAACCGCTAAAGGCGCCGTAATCGGTGGTTTGGGTGGTGCCGCTGGTGGTGCAGTATTGGGCCGCGTAATCGGCGGTAAGTCAGGCACGGCAAAAGGTGCCATCATTGGGGCTGCCGTGGGTGGTGCCGGTGGTGCCCTCATTGGCCGCCGCATGGACAAGCAGGCTGCTGAGCTGAAGAAAGAAATGGCTGGCGCCAAAGTGGAGCGTGTGGGCGAAGGCATCAAAATCACCTTCGACTCAGGCTTGCTGTTTGCCAAGAACTCGGCTGCTCTGACCTCTGCGGCACAAGCTAATATCCAGGATCTGGCGAAGACGCTCGTGAAGTACGGTGACACCAACGTTATTGTAGAAGGCCACACTGACACTAGCGGCTCGGATGCCATCAACGACCCACTTTCGCAGCGCCGGGCCCAGGCTGTAGCTAACTACGCGCAGCAGCAAGGTGTAGACGCCTCGCGTTTCACGGTGACGGGCTACGGCTCACGCCAGCCAATTGCTGACAACTCGACTGAAGCTGGCCGCGTGGCTAACCGCCGTGTAGAAGTTGCCATTTTCGCCAACGAGAAACTGAAGAAGGCTGCCGAGAAAGGCACTATCTAA
- the accD gene encoding acetyl-CoA carboxylase, carboxyltransferase subunit beta, giving the protein MSWFKRVEKGIVTPTEQKKETPDGLWYKCPECKTVATMAEHKRLLFTCGNCNHHDRIDAADYFEILFDGGKFTELDTNMHSGDPLHFVDTKAYPQRLIATEKNTGLRDAVRTAHGLSNGQGLVVAAMDFRFIGGSMGSVVGEKIARAIDFARQQRLPFLMISRSGGARMMEAGFSLMQMAKTSAKLALLSEAGIPYVSLLTDPTTGGVTASFAMLGDFNIAEPGALIGFAGPRVIKETIGKDLPKGFQSAEFVLEHGFLDFIVDRKQLKQQLSDLLGMLQPTDVAASTPTAKIAQRAL; this is encoded by the coding sequence ATGTCTTGGTTTAAGCGCGTAGAAAAAGGCATCGTCACGCCGACAGAGCAGAAGAAAGAGACGCCCGATGGGCTCTGGTATAAGTGTCCCGAGTGCAAAACCGTGGCTACCATGGCGGAGCATAAGCGCCTGCTCTTTACCTGCGGCAACTGCAACCACCACGACCGGATTGACGCAGCCGACTACTTCGAAATCCTGTTCGATGGGGGCAAATTCACGGAGCTGGACACCAACATGCACTCCGGCGACCCGCTGCACTTTGTGGATACCAAAGCGTATCCGCAGCGCCTCATTGCCACTGAGAAAAACACCGGCCTGCGCGATGCTGTGCGCACCGCCCACGGCCTCTCCAACGGCCAGGGCCTGGTAGTAGCCGCCATGGACTTCCGCTTTATCGGGGGCTCCATGGGCTCAGTGGTAGGCGAGAAGATTGCCCGCGCCATTGATTTTGCCCGTCAGCAGCGCCTGCCTTTCCTCATGATTTCGCGCTCCGGCGGCGCCCGCATGATGGAAGCTGGCTTCTCGCTGATGCAGATGGCCAAAACGTCGGCGAAGCTGGCCCTGCTTTCGGAGGCTGGTATTCCGTATGTTTCCCTGCTCACCGACCCGACGACGGGTGGCGTTACGGCTTCCTTCGCCATGCTCGGCGACTTTAATATTGCCGAGCCGGGCGCGCTCATCGGCTTTGCCGGGCCCCGCGTTATCAAGGAAACCATCGGCAAAGACTTGCCCAAAGGCTTCCAGAGCGCCGAATTTGTTTTGGAGCACGGCTTCCTCGATTTCATCGTGGACCGCAAGCAACTCAAGCAGCAGCTCAGTGACTTACTGGGCATGCTGCAGCCAACGGACGTTGCGGCTAGCACGCCGACCGCTAAAATTGCCCAGCGCGCTCTGTAG
- a CDS encoding class I fructose-bisphosphate aldolase, giving the protein MASITASLSAETEALLQHECKTISKDLIHRPGPDFLDRCFVPSSRTPQVIRSLGQLYNHGRLAGTGYMSILPVDQGIEHTAGASFGPNPMYFDPENIIKLAVEGGCNAVATTFGTFGTVARKYAHKIPFLVKINHNELLTYPNKFDQILFGSVEEAWNLGATAVGATIYFGSEESNRQIVEVAHAFERAHELGMATVLWCYARNNAFKTADKDYHVAADITGQANHLGVTIQADIIKQKLPENNGGFSTINFGKTHKAMYETLSSDNPIDLTRYQVANCYMGRIGLINSGGESKGATDRDEAIRTAIINKRAGGQGLISGRKAFQRPFAEGVELLNAIQDVYLDDAITLA; this is encoded by the coding sequence ATGGCCTCCATCACTGCCTCCCTCAGCGCCGAAACTGAAGCGCTGCTCCAGCACGAATGCAAAACCATTAGCAAGGATCTGATTCACCGGCCCGGCCCCGATTTTCTGGACCGCTGCTTTGTGCCTTCCAGCCGCACGCCGCAGGTAATCCGGAGCTTGGGCCAGCTCTACAACCACGGCCGCCTAGCCGGCACCGGCTACATGAGCATCCTGCCCGTCGATCAGGGCATCGAGCACACCGCTGGCGCCTCGTTCGGCCCCAACCCGATGTACTTTGACCCCGAAAACATCATCAAGCTGGCTGTGGAAGGCGGCTGCAACGCCGTAGCCACTACGTTCGGCACCTTCGGGACGGTGGCCCGCAAATACGCCCACAAGATTCCGTTTCTGGTCAAAATCAATCATAACGAGCTGCTAACCTACCCCAATAAGTTCGACCAAATTCTGTTCGGATCGGTGGAAGAGGCTTGGAACCTGGGCGCAACGGCCGTAGGCGCCACCATCTATTTCGGCTCCGAAGAATCAAACCGCCAGATTGTGGAAGTGGCGCACGCCTTTGAGCGCGCCCACGAACTGGGCATGGCCACGGTGCTGTGGTGCTACGCCCGCAACAACGCCTTCAAAACCGCCGACAAAGACTACCATGTGGCAGCCGACATAACGGGCCAAGCCAATCATCTTGGCGTCACGATTCAAGCGGATATCATCAAACAAAAGCTGCCCGAAAACAACGGTGGCTTCAGCACAATCAACTTCGGCAAGACGCATAAGGCCATGTACGAAACCCTGTCGTCGGATAACCCCATCGACCTGACTCGTTACCAGGTAGCCAACTGCTACATGGGGCGCATTGGTCTGATCAACTCCGGCGGCGAAAGCAAAGGCGCCACCGACCGGGACGAAGCCATCCGGACGGCCATCATCAACAAGCGTGCTGGCGGACAAGGCCTAATTTCGGGCCGCAAAGCCTTTCAGCGCCCCTTTGCCGAAGGGGTAGAACTGCTCAATGCCATTCAGGACGTATACCTGGACGACGCTATTACGTTGGCGTAA